One genomic segment of Streptomyces sp. RKND-216 includes these proteins:
- the rpsK gene encoding 30S ribosomal protein S11 — translation MPPKGRTAGAKKVRRKEKKNVAHGHAHIKSTFNNTIVSITDPTGNVISWASAGHVGFKGSRKSTPFAAQMAAENAARRAQEHGMRKVDVFVKGPGSGRETAIRSLQATGLEVGSIQDVTPTPHNGCRPPKRRRV, via the coding sequence ATGCCTCCGAAGGGCCGTACGGCCGGCGCCAAGAAGGTGCGCCGCAAGGAGAAGAAGAACGTCGCCCACGGGCACGCTCACATCAAGAGCACGTTCAACAACACCATCGTCTCGATCACCGACCCGACCGGCAACGTGATCTCCTGGGCCTCGGCCGGCCACGTCGGCTTCAAGGGCTCGCGCAAGTCCACGCCGTTCGCCGCGCAGATGGCCGCGGAGAACGCCGCGCGTCGCGCTCAGGAGCACGGCATGCGCAAGGTCGACGTCTTCGTGAAGGGTCCCGGCTCCGGCCGTGAGACCGCGATCCGCTCCCTCCAGGCCACCGGCCTCGAGGTCGGGTCCATCCAGGACGTCACCCCGACCCCGCACAACGGCTGCCGCCCGCCGAAGCGTCGCCGAGTCTGA
- the rpsM gene encoding 30S ribosomal protein S13, with product MARLAGVDLPRDKRVEVALTYVFGIGRTRSQETLAATGVSPDTRVRDLAEEDLVKIREYVDNNLQVEGDLRREIQADIRRKVEIGSYQGLRHRRGLPVHGQRTKTNARTRKGPRRAIAGKKKPGKK from the coding sequence ATGGCACGCCTCGCAGGCGTTGACCTCCCGCGCGACAAGCGCGTCGAGGTCGCCCTCACCTACGTCTTCGGCATCGGCCGTACGCGATCCCAGGAGACCCTGGCCGCCACCGGCGTCAGCCCGGACACCCGCGTCCGGGACCTCGCCGAGGAGGACCTGGTCAAGATCCGCGAGTACGTGGACAACAACCTCCAGGTGGAGGGTGACCTCCGCCGTGAGATCCAGGCCGACATCCGCCGCAAGGTCGAGATCGGCAGCTACCAGGGTCTGCGCCACCGTCGGGGCCTCCCGGTCCACGGCCAGCGCACGAAGACCAACGCGCGTACCCGCAAGGGCCCGCGTCGCGCGATCGCCGGCAAGAAGAAGCCGGGCAAGAAGTAG
- the rpmJ gene encoding 50S ribosomal protein L36 has protein sequence MKVKPSVKKICDKCKVIRRHGRVMVICDNLRHKQRQG, from the coding sequence ATGAAGGTCAAGCCGAGCGTCAAGAAGATCTGCGACAAGTGCAAGGTGATCCGCCGTCACGGCCGGGTCATGGTCATCTGCGACAACCTGCGCCACAAGCAGCGCCAGGGCTGA
- the infA gene encoding translation initiation factor IF-1, whose product MAKKQGAIEIEGTVVESLPNAMFKVELQNGHQVLAHISGKMRMHYIRILPDDRVVVELSPYDLTRGRIVYRYK is encoded by the coding sequence ATGGCCAAAAAACAAGGGGCCATCGAGATCGAGGGCACGGTCGTCGAGTCTCTCCCGAACGCGATGTTCAAGGTGGAGCTGCAGAACGGCCACCAGGTCCTTGCGCACATCAGCGGCAAGATGCGGATGCACTACATCCGTATCCTTCCCGACGACCGGGTCGTGGTGGAGCTGTCTCCCTACGACCTGACGCGCGGGCGGATCGTCTACCGCTACAAGTAG
- the map gene encoding type I methionyl aminopeptidase: protein MVEIKTPEQIAKMRAAGLVVAAMHKACREAAVPGATTKDLDDVAAKVLAEHDAKPNFLGYGGFPGNICTSVNDVVVHGIPSKDTVLKNGDLLSIDAGAIIDGWHGDAAITVFVGEGHAPELHELSRVTEESMWAGLAAVRKGHRLADISRAIEGYIRRQPRPASGKYGIIEDYGGHGIGSQMHMDPHLLNYVDRRRLIGRHNPKLVPGMALAIEPMVGLGTPKTHVLSDEWTVLTDDGTWSSHWEHSIALTEQGPLVLTAPDGGRAKLAELGVTTAPDPLG, encoded by the coding sequence ATGGTCGAGATCAAGACCCCTGAGCAGATCGCGAAGATGCGCGCCGCGGGGCTGGTCGTCGCCGCCATGCACAAGGCGTGCCGCGAAGCCGCCGTCCCCGGCGCGACGACGAAGGACCTGGACGACGTCGCCGCCAAGGTGCTCGCGGAGCACGACGCCAAGCCGAACTTCCTCGGCTATGGCGGGTTCCCCGGCAACATCTGCACCTCGGTCAACGACGTCGTCGTCCACGGCATCCCCAGCAAGGACACCGTCCTCAAGAACGGCGACCTGCTGTCCATCGACGCCGGGGCGATCATCGACGGCTGGCACGGCGACGCCGCGATCACTGTCTTCGTCGGCGAGGGCCATGCCCCCGAGCTGCACGAGCTGAGCCGGGTGACCGAGGAGTCCATGTGGGCCGGCCTCGCCGCGGTCCGCAAGGGGCACCGGCTGGCCGACATCTCCCGGGCCATCGAGGGCTACATCCGCCGCCAGCCGCGGCCGGCCTCCGGCAAGTACGGGATCATCGAGGACTACGGCGGCCACGGCATCGGCTCGCAGATGCACATGGACCCGCACCTGCTGAACTACGTCGATCGGCGCCGCCTCATCGGCCGGCACAACCCGAAGCTGGTGCCGGGCATGGCTCTGGCCATCGAGCCCATGGTCGGCCTGGGGACGCCGAAGACGCACGTGCTCTCGGACGAGTGGACCGTCCTCACCGACGACGGCACGTGGTCGAGCCACTGGGAGCATTCGATCGCGCTGACCGAGCAGGGTCCGCTGGTGCTCACCGCGCCGGACGGCGGCCGGGCCAAGCTGGCCGAGCTGGGCGTCACCACCGCCCCCGACCCGCTCGGGTAA
- a CDS encoding adenylate kinase: MRIVLVGPPGAGKGTQAAYLAENLSIPHISTGDLFRANISQGTPLGRQAKEFMDAGRLVPDEVTIGMAEDRMQQEDASGGFLLDGFPRNIGQAEALDRYLGTHELKLDAVLDLEVPEEEVVKRIAGRRICRTDSSHVFHAEYAPPEADGVCDKCGGELYQREDDSEATVRKRLAVYHSETEPIIDYYKAQGLVTTISGLGAAAEVTQRAMSALGRG, encoded by the coding sequence ATGCGAATCGTCCTCGTCGGACCGCCGGGTGCGGGTAAGGGCACGCAGGCCGCGTACCTCGCCGAGAACCTGTCGATCCCGCACATCTCCACGGGCGACCTCTTCCGCGCCAACATCTCCCAGGGCACGCCGCTCGGACGGCAGGCCAAGGAGTTCATGGACGCGGGGCGCCTGGTGCCGGACGAGGTCACCATCGGCATGGCCGAGGACCGTATGCAGCAGGAGGACGCCTCCGGCGGCTTCCTGCTGGACGGTTTCCCGCGGAACATCGGCCAGGCTGAGGCGCTGGACCGCTACCTCGGCACCCACGAGTTGAAGCTCGACGCGGTGCTGGACCTGGAGGTCCCCGAAGAGGAGGTCGTCAAGCGGATCGCCGGCCGGCGCATCTGCCGTACCGACTCCAGTCACGTCTTCCACGCGGAGTACGCGCCGCCGGAGGCCGACGGGGTCTGCGACAAGTGCGGCGGCGAGCTGTATCAGCGCGAGGACGACAGCGAGGCGACCGTGCGCAAGCGGCTCGCCGTGTACCACAGCGAGACCGAGCCGATCATCGACTACTACAAGGCGCAGGGTCTGGTGACCACCATCTCCGGGCTCGGCGCCGCGGCCGAGGTCACGCAGCGGGCGATGTCCGCGCTGGGGCGCGGCTAA
- the secY gene encoding preprotein translocase subunit SecY, whose protein sequence is MLTAFARAFQTPDLRKKLLFTLGIIVLFRVGAHVPVPGVSFENVNQCMNMAESNSGLFGLVNMFSGGALLQLTIFALGIMPYITASIILQLLVVVIPRLEQLKKEGQSGQAKITQYTRYLTVALSVLQATGLVATARSGALFPQCPVGREIVPNDGVFTTVVMVICMTAGSGLIMWLGELITDRGIGNGMSILMFISIAAGFPGALWAIKQQGKLAGGWIEFGVVILAGLAMVVLVVFVEQAQRRIPVQYAKRMIGRRSYGGTSTYIPLKVNQAGIIPVIFASSLLYIPALVVQFSNSQAGWADWIQANLTQQSSPLYISVYFLLIVFFAFFYVAITFNPEEVADNMKKYGGFIPGIRAGRPTAEYLSYVLNRITWPGSLYLGLIALVPTVALVGFGAQQNFPFGGTSILIIVGVGLETVKQIESQLQQRHYEGFLR, encoded by the coding sequence GTGCTCACCGCGTTCGCCCGGGCGTTCCAGACGCCCGACCTGCGCAAGAAGCTGCTGTTCACGCTGGGCATCATCGTGCTCTTCCGCGTCGGGGCGCACGTCCCGGTACCCGGCGTCAGCTTTGAGAACGTCAACCAGTGCATGAACATGGCCGAGTCCAACAGCGGCCTGTTCGGTCTGGTGAACATGTTCAGCGGCGGTGCGTTGCTCCAGCTCACCATCTTCGCGCTCGGCATCATGCCCTACATCACTGCCAGCATCATTCTCCAGCTGCTGGTCGTGGTGATTCCCCGGCTGGAGCAGCTGAAGAAGGAAGGACAGTCCGGCCAGGCCAAGATCACGCAGTACACGCGTTACCTGACCGTGGCGCTGTCCGTCCTGCAGGCGACCGGTCTGGTCGCGACCGCCCGCAGTGGCGCGCTCTTCCCGCAGTGCCCGGTGGGCAGGGAGATCGTCCCGAACGACGGCGTCTTCACCACCGTGGTGATGGTGATCTGCATGACGGCGGGTTCGGGTCTGATCATGTGGCTCGGTGAGCTCATCACCGACCGCGGCATCGGCAACGGCATGTCCATCCTGATGTTCATCTCCATCGCGGCCGGTTTCCCCGGTGCGCTGTGGGCCATCAAGCAGCAGGGCAAGCTCGCCGGCGGCTGGATCGAGTTCGGTGTTGTGATTCTCGCGGGCCTCGCGATGGTCGTCCTGGTCGTCTTCGTCGAGCAGGCGCAGCGCCGCATTCCGGTGCAGTACGCGAAGCGCATGATCGGCCGGCGTTCCTACGGCGGCACCTCGACGTACATTCCGCTGAAGGTCAACCAGGCCGGCATCATTCCTGTGATTTTCGCCTCGTCCCTGCTCTACATTCCCGCTCTGGTGGTGCAGTTCAGCAACTCCCAGGCGGGCTGGGCGGACTGGATCCAGGCCAACCTGACGCAGCAGAGTTCCCCGCTCTACATCAGCGTGTACTTCCTCCTGATCGTCTTCTTCGCCTTCTTCTACGTGGCCATCACGTTCAACCCCGAAGAAGTTGCAGACAACATGAAGAAGTATGGTGGCTTCATCCCGGGCATCCGTGCGGGACGCCCCACGGCCGAGTACCTGAGCTATGTGCTGAACCGCATCACATGGCCCGGTTCGCTCTACCTGGGTCTGATCGCTCTGGTGCCCACCGTCGCGCTGGTTGGTTTCGGTGCTCAGCAGAACTTCCCGTTCGGTGGCACGAGCATTCTCATCATCGTCGGTGTGGGGCTCGAGACCGTGAAGCAGATCGAGAGCCAGCTGCAGCAGCGCCATTACGAAGGGTTCCTCCGCTGA
- the rplO gene encoding 50S ribosomal protein L15, whose translation MAEPQGDKPLKVHNLRPAPGAKTAKTRVGRGEASKGKTAGRGTKGTKARYQVPERFEGGQMPLHMRLPKLRGFKNPAHKNFQVVNLEKLAVLYPKGGEVTVADLVDKGAVRKNELVKVLGDGQVSVALQVTVDKVSGSAKEKITAAGGTVTELV comes from the coding sequence ATGGCTGAGCCGCAGGGCGACAAGCCGCTGAAGGTCCACAACCTCCGGCCGGCCCCCGGCGCCAAGACCGCCAAGACCCGTGTCGGTCGTGGTGAGGCGTCCAAGGGCAAGACCGCGGGTCGTGGCACCAAGGGCACGAAGGCCCGTTACCAGGTTCCCGAGCGCTTCGAGGGCGGGCAGATGCCGCTGCACATGCGGCTGCCCAAGCTCCGGGGCTTCAAGAACCCGGCGCACAAGAACTTCCAGGTGGTGAACCTCGAGAAGCTCGCCGTCCTCTACCCGAAGGGTGGCGAGGTGACCGTGGCCGACCTGGTGGACAAGGGCGCCGTGCGCAAGAACGAACTGGTGAAGGTGCTGGGCGACGGACAGGTCTCCGTGGCGCTGCAGGTGACCGTCGACAAGGTCTCCGGCTCCGCCAAGGAGAAGATCACCGCCGCCGGTGGAACCGTCACCGAGCTCGTCTGA
- the rpmD gene encoding 50S ribosomal protein L30: MARLKITQTRSVIGTKQNHRDTLRTLGLKRVNDVSVKEARPEVVGMVHTVRHLVTVEEVD; encoded by the coding sequence ATGGCTCGCCTGAAGATCACGCAGACGCGTTCCGTCATCGGGACCAAGCAGAACCACCGGGACACGCTGCGGACCCTCGGTCTGAAGCGTGTGAACGACGTCTCCGTCAAGGAGGCCCGTCCCGAGGTCGTCGGCATGGTGCACACCGTGCGTCACCTCGTGACGGTCGAGGAGGTCGACTGA
- the rpsE gene encoding 30S ribosomal protein S5 yields MAGPQRRGGGAGGDRRDRKGRDGGAAAEKTAYVERVVAINRVAKVVKGGRRFSFTALVVVGDGDGTVGVGYGKAKEVPSAIAKGVEEAKKHFFKVPRIQGTIPHPIQGEEAAGVVLLKPASPGTGVIAGGPVRAVLECAGIHDVLSKSLGSANPINIVHATVAALRGLQRPEEIAARRGLPLEDVAPAALLRARAGVNA; encoded by the coding sequence ATGGCTGGACCCCAGCGCCGCGGTGGCGGCGCCGGTGGCGACCGCCGGGACCGCAAGGGCCGGGATGGCGGCGCCGCCGCCGAGAAGACGGCGTACGTCGAGCGCGTCGTCGCGATCAACCGAGTCGCCAAGGTTGTGAAGGGTGGTCGTCGCTTCAGCTTCACCGCGCTGGTCGTGGTGGGCGATGGTGACGGCACCGTGGGTGTCGGTTACGGCAAGGCCAAGGAGGTGCCGTCTGCCATCGCCAAGGGCGTCGAGGAGGCGAAGAAGCACTTCTTCAAGGTCCCCCGTATCCAGGGCACCATCCCGCACCCGATCCAGGGTGAGGAGGCCGCGGGTGTCGTGCTGCTCAAGCCGGCGTCGCCCGGTACCGGTGTGATCGCCGGTGGCCCGGTGCGTGCCGTGCTGGAGTGCGCGGGCATCCACGACGTGCTGAGCAAGTCGCTCGGCTCGGCCAACCCGATCAACATCGTGCACGCCACGGTGGCCGCTCTGCGGGGCCTGCAGCGTCCCGAGGAGATCGCCGCCCGTCGTGGCCTGCCGCTCGAGGACGTGGCTCCCGCCGCTCTGCTGCGGGCGCGTGCCGGGGTGAATGCGTAA
- the rplR gene encoding 50S ribosomal protein L18: protein MAYGVKIAKGDAYKRAAAKRRHIRIRKKISGTPERPRLVVTRSNRHMVAQVIDDIKGHTVASASSLDGSIRSGEGDKSSQAQKVGALVAERAKAAGVEAVVFDRGGNKYAGRIAALADAAREAGLKF, encoded by the coding sequence ATGGCATACGGCGTGAAGATCGCTAAGGGCGACGCCTACAAGCGCGCCGCCGCCAAGCGCCGGCACATTCGCATCCGGAAGAAGATCTCGGGCACGCCCGAGCGTCCTCGTCTGGTCGTGACGCGCTCGAACCGCCACATGGTGGCGCAGGTCATCGACGACATCAAGGGCCACACCGTGGCCTCCGCGTCGTCGCTGGACGGCTCCATCCGGAGCGGTGAGGGCGACAAGAGCTCGCAGGCCCAGAAGGTCGGCGCCCTGGTCGCCGAGCGTGCGAAGGCTGCGGGTGTCGAGGCCGTCGTCTTCGACCGCGGTGGAAACAAGTACGCAGGGCGGATTGCCGCTCTGGCTGACGCCGCCCGCGAAGCCGGGCTCAAGTTCTGA
- the rplF gene encoding 50S ribosomal protein L6: MSRIGKLPIQVPAGVDVTLDGRQVDVKGPKGSLTHTIAAPIEIAKGEDGVLNVTRPNDESRNRALHGLSRTLVANMITGVTQGYTKALEISGVGYRVQAKGSNLEFSLGYSHPILIEAPEGISFKVESPTKFSVEGIDKQKVGEVAANIRKLRKPDPYKAKGVKYAGEVIRRKVGKAGK; the protein is encoded by the coding sequence ATGTCGCGAATCGGCAAGCTCCCCATCCAGGTTCCCGCCGGTGTGGACGTCACCCTCGATGGCCGGCAGGTCGACGTGAAGGGCCCGAAGGGCTCCCTCACGCACACGATCGCCGCACCCATCGAGATCGCCAAGGGCGAGGACGGCGTGCTCAACGTCACCCGCCCGAACGACGAGAGCCGGAACAGGGCCCTGCACGGCCTGTCCCGCACGCTGGTGGCGAACATGATCACTGGCGTGACCCAGGGTTACACCAAGGCTCTCGAGATCAGCGGTGTCGGTTACCGCGTCCAGGCCAAGGGCTCCAACCTGGAGTTCTCGCTGGGCTACAGCCACCCGATCCTGATCGAGGCGCCGGAAGGCATCTCGTTCAAGGTCGAGTCGCCGACCAAGTTCTCGGTCGAGGGCATCGACAAGCAGAAGGTCGGCGAGGTCGCCGCGAACATCCGCAAGCTGCGCAAGCCCGACCCGTACAAGGCCAAGGGCGTGAAGTACGCGGGCGAGGTCATCCGCCGCAAGGTCGGAAAGGCTGGTAAGTAA
- the rpsH gene encoding 30S ribosomal protein S8: MTMTDPIADMLTRLRNANSAYHDTVAMPHSKIKSHIAEILQQEGYITGWKTEDAPVGKSLVLELKFGPNRERSIAGIKRISKPGLRVYAKSTNLPKVLGGLGVAIISTSHGLLTGQQAQKKGVGGEVLAYVW, from the coding sequence ATGACCATGACCGATCCGATCGCAGACATGCTGACGCGTCTGCGAAACGCGAACTCGGCGTACCACGACACCGTCGCGATGCCGCACAGCAAGATCAAGTCGCACATCGCGGAGATCCTCCAGCAGGAGGGTTACATCACCGGCTGGAAGACCGAGGACGCCCCCGTGGGCAAGTCCCTCGTCCTCGAGCTGAAGTTCGGCCCGAACCGTGAGCGTTCGATCGCCGGCATCAAGCGGATCTCGAAGCCGGGTCTTCGGGTCTACGCAAAGTCCACCAACCTGCCGAAGGTTCTCGGCGGCCTGGGCGTGGCGATCATCTCCACGTCCCACGGCCTCCTGACCGGCCAGCAGGCACAGAAGAAGGGTGTGGGCGGGGAAGTCCTCGCCTACGTCTGGTAA
- a CDS encoding type Z 30S ribosomal protein S14 — MAKKALIAKASRKPKFAVRAYTRCQRCGRPHSVYRKFGLCRVCLRQMAHRGELPGVTKSSW; from the coding sequence ATGGCGAAGAAGGCTCTGATCGCCAAGGCGAGCCGTAAGCCGAAGTTCGCGGTGCGCGCCTACACGCGCTGCCAGCGCTGCGGTCGCCCGCACTCCGTCTACCGCAAGTTCGGCCTGTGCCGCGTGTGCCTCCGCCAGATGGCGCACCGCGGTGAGCTGCCGGGCGTCACCAAGAGTTCCTGGTAA
- the rplE gene encoding 50S ribosomal protein L5, which translates to MTATTTATAPRLKTRYREEIAGKLRDEFKYENVMQIPGLTKIVVNMGVGDAARDSKLIEGAIKDLATITGQKPAVTKARKSIAQFKLREGQPIGAHSTLRGDRMWEFLDRLLSLALPRIRDFRGLSPKQFDGRGNYTFGLTEQVMFHEIDQDKIDRVRGMDITVVTTATTDEEGRALLRHLGFPFKEN; encoded by the coding sequence ATGACTGCCACCACCACTGCCACCGCGCCGCGTCTGAAGACGCGCTACCGCGAGGAGATCGCGGGCAAGCTGCGTGACGAGTTCAAGTACGAGAACGTCATGCAGATCCCCGGTCTCACGAAGATCGTGGTCAACATGGGTGTGGGCGACGCCGCCCGCGACTCCAAGCTGATCGAGGGTGCCATCAAGGACCTCGCCACGATCACCGGCCAGAAGCCGGCCGTGACCAAGGCTCGGAAGTCCATCGCGCAGTTCAAGCTGCGCGAGGGGCAGCCGATCGGCGCCCACTCCACCCTCCGGGGCGACCGGATGTGGGAGTTCCTGGACCGCCTGCTGTCGCTCGCACTGCCGCGCATCCGCGACTTCCGCGGACTGTCGCCCAAGCAGTTCGACGGCCGCGGCAACTACACCTTCGGTCTCACGGAGCAGGTCATGTTCCACGAGATCGACCAGGACAAGATCGACCGGGTCCGGGGCATGGACATCACCGTGGTCACCACGGCGACCACCGACGAGGAGGGCCGCGCGCTGCTTCGTCACCTCGGCTTCCCGTTCAAGGAGAACTGA
- the rplX gene encoding 50S ribosomal protein L24 — protein sequence MKIKKGDLVQVITGKDKGKQGKVIVAFPREDRVLVEGVNRVKKHTKAGQTARGSKTGGIVTTEAPIHVSNVQLVVESGGKKVVTRVGYRFDDEGNKIRVAKRTGEDI from the coding sequence ATGAAGATCAAGAAGGGCGACCTGGTCCAGGTCATCACCGGCAAGGACAAGGGCAAGCAGGGCAAGGTCATCGTGGCCTTCCCCCGCGAGGACCGTGTCCTGGTCGAGGGTGTCAACCGGGTCAAGAAGCACACCAAGGCCGGCCAGACCGCTCGTGGCTCGAAGACCGGCGGCATCGTGACGACCGAGGCACCCATCCACGTGAGCAACGTGCAGCTCGTCGTGGAGTCCGGTGGCAAGAAGGTCGTCACCCGTGTCGGATACCGCTTCGACGACGAGGGCAACAAGATCCGCGTTGCCAAGCGGACCGGTGAGGACATCTGA
- the rplN gene encoding 50S ribosomal protein L14: MIQQESRLRVADNTGAKEILTIRVLGGSGRRYAGIGDVVVATVKDAIPGGNVKKGEIVKAVIVRTVKERRRPDGSYIRFDENAAVILKGDGDPRGTRIFGPVGRELREKKFMRIVSLAPEVL, translated from the coding sequence GTGATCCAGCAGGAGTCTCGGCTTCGCGTCGCCGACAACACGGGTGCGAAGGAGATCCTCACCATCCGTGTACTCGGTGGTTCGGGCCGTCGCTACGCGGGCATCGGTGACGTCGTCGTCGCCACCGTCAAGGACGCGATCCCGGGCGGCAACGTGAAGAAGGGCGAGATCGTCAAGGCGGTCATCGTGCGCACCGTGAAGGAGCGCCGTCGCCCCGACGGTTCGTACATCCGTTTCGATGAGAACGCCGCCGTCATCCTCAAGGGCGACGGCGACCCCCGCGGCACCCGTATCTTCGGCCCCGTGGGCCGTGAGCTGCGCGAGAAGAAGTTCATGAGGATCGTCTCGCTCGCGCCGGAGGTGCTGTGA
- the rpsQ gene encoding 30S ribosomal protein S17: MSETNVTEKNEQKRGFRKTRQGLVVSDKMDKTVVVAVEDRVKHALYGKIIRRTEKLKAHDEQNAAGVGDRVLLMETRPLSATKRWRVVEILEKAK, translated from the coding sequence ATGAGCGAGACCAACGTGACTGAGAAGAACGAGCAGAAGCGCGGCTTCCGCAAGACCCGCCAGGGTCTCGTCGTCAGCGACAAGATGGACAAGACCGTCGTCGTCGCCGTCGAGGACCGCGTCAAGCACGCGCTGTACGGCAAGATCATCCGCCGTACCGAGAAGCTCAAGGCGCACGACGAGCAGAACGCCGCGGGCGTCGGCGACCGTGTCCTCCTCATGGAGACCCGGCCGCTGTCCGCCACCAAGCGCTGGCGCGTCGTCGAGATCCTCGAGAAGGCCAAGTAA
- the rpmC gene encoding 50S ribosomal protein L29 codes for MAAGTKASELRELGGEELVGKLREAKEELFNLRFQAATGQLENHGRLKAVRKDIARIYTLMRERELGIETVESA; via the coding sequence ATGGCGGCCGGAACCAAGGCGTCCGAGCTGCGTGAGCTTGGCGGCGAGGAGCTCGTCGGCAAGCTGCGCGAGGCCAAGGAAGAGCTGTTCAACCTCCGCTTCCAGGCGGCGACCGGGCAGCTCGAGAACCACGGCCGGCTGAAGGCCGTCCGCAAGGACATCGCGCGGATCTACACCCTGATGCGTGAGCGCGAGCTGGGCATCGAGACGGTGGAGAGTGCCTGA
- the rplP gene encoding 50S ribosomal protein L16, which translates to MLIPRRVKHRKQHHPKRKGMAKGGTEVAFGEWGIQAVTPAYVTNRQIEAARISMTRHIKRGGKVWINIYPDRPLTKKPAETRMGSGKGSPEWWIANVKPGRVMFELSYPNEKIAKEALIRAAHKLPMKCRIVRREAGES; encoded by the coding sequence ATGCTGATCCCGCGCAGGGTCAAGCACCGCAAGCAGCACCACCCGAAGCGCAAGGGCATGGCCAAGGGCGGCACCGAGGTCGCATTCGGCGAGTGGGGCATCCAGGCCGTCACCCCGGCCTACGTGACGAACCGGCAGATCGAGGCAGCTCGTATCTCCATGACCCGTCACATCAAGCGTGGTGGCAAGGTGTGGATCAACATCTACCCCGACCGCCCGCTGACCAAGAAGCCCGCCGAGACCCGCATGGGTTCCGGTAAGGGTTCGCCGGAGTGGTGGATCGCGAACGTGAAGCCCGGTCGGGTCATGTTCGAGCTGTCCTACCCGAACGAGAAGATTGCCAAGGAGGCGCTCATCCGCGCCGCCCACAAGCTTCCGATGAAGTGCCGGATCGTGCGGCGCGAGGCAGGTGAATCGTGA
- the rpsC gene encoding 30S ribosomal protein S3, translated as MGQKVNPHGFRLGITTDFKSRWYADKLYKDYVKEDVAIRKMLTKGMERAGISKVEIERTRDRVRVDVHTARPGIVIGRRGAEADRLRGNLEKLTGKQIQFNILEVKNPETDAQLVAQAVAEQLSSRVSFRRAMRKSMQTAMKAGAKGIKIQCGGRLGGAEMSRSEFYREGRVPLHTLRANVDYGLFEARTTFGRIGVKVWIYKGDVKNIAEVRAENAAARAGNRPSRGGGSDRPRRGGERGGRGRRPQSSQQSEAPKSAEAAAPAAAAAEPTASGKES; from the coding sequence ATGGGCCAGAAGGTAAACCCGCACGGGTTCCGCCTCGGCATCACCACCGACTTCAAGTCGCGCTGGTACGCCGACAAGCTCTACAAGGACTACGTCAAGGAAGACGTCGCGATCCGCAAGATGCTCACCAAGGGCATGGAGCGGGCCGGCATCTCCAAGGTGGAGATCGAGCGCACCCGTGACCGCGTGCGCGTCGACGTCCACACCGCTCGTCCGGGCATCGTCATCGGCCGCCGCGGCGCCGAGGCCGACCGCCTGCGGGGCAACCTGGAGAAGCTGACCGGCAAGCAGATCCAGTTCAACATCCTCGAGGTGAAGAACCCGGAGACGGATGCTCAGCTGGTGGCCCAGGCCGTCGCCGAGCAGCTGTCCTCCCGCGTCTCCTTCCGCCGCGCGATGCGCAAGAGCATGCAGACCGCGATGAAGGCCGGCGCCAAGGGCATCAAGATCCAGTGCGGTGGCCGTCTCGGCGGCGCCGAGATGTCCCGCTCGGAGTTCTACCGCGAGGGCCGGGTGCCCCTGCACACCCTGCGCGCCAACGTCGACTACGGCCTGTTCGAGGCTCGTACGACCTTCGGCCGCATCGGTGTGAAGGTGTGGATCTACAAGGGCGACGTCAAGAACATCGCCGAGGTGCGCGCCGAGAACGCGGCCGCCCGTGCGGGCAACCGCCCGTCGCGCGGTGGCGGCAGCGACCGTCCCCGCCGGGGCGGCGAGCGCGGCGGCCGCGGCCGCCGGCCGCAGAGCTCGCAGCAGTCCGAGGCACCGAAGTCGGCCGAGGCTGCGGCTCCCGCCGCTGCTGCCGCGGAGCCCACGGCTTCCGGAAAGGAGAGCTGA